From one Sylvia atricapilla isolate bSylAtr1 chromosome 17, bSylAtr1.pri, whole genome shotgun sequence genomic stretch:
- the UPB1 gene encoding LOW QUALITY PROTEIN: beta-ureidopropionase (The sequence of the model RefSeq protein was modified relative to this genomic sequence to represent the inferred CDS: inserted 3 bases in 3 codons) — protein sequence MALTLPSAPRGRPSAPARQNPGRRAPEGPRAALRHGRLESLESCLERYIPPGELAEVKRILYGGEARKLDLPTAAVAAAQERDFELQGYGFDAAPEQLRRPRIVRVGLIQNKIPLPTDTAVAVQVAALHRRIEEIVGVAAMCGVNIVCXQEAWTMPFAFCTREKLPWTEFAEPAEDGPTTKFCQELAKKYNMVVVSPILERDELHGGILWNTAVVISNSGAVLGKSRKNHIPRVGDFNESTYYMEGNTGHPVFQTQFGAIAVNICYGRHHPLNWLMYSMNGAEIIFNPSATIGALSEGLWPIEARNAAIANHCFTCPINRVERFEYYKNAFTSGDGGKAHHELGHFYGSSYXAAPDGSRTPGLSRTQDGLLVAEMDLNLCRQVGDKWNFKMTGRYEMYAEXLAEAIQPFFIPNIIKE from the exons ATGGCGCTGACCCTGCCCTCagcgccccgcggccgcccctcagccccggcccgcCAAAACCC GGGCCGCCGAGCGCCTGAGGGGCCGCGCGCTGCCCTCCGCCATGGCCGCCTGGAGTCGTTGGAATCGTGCCTGGAGCGGTACATCCCGCCCGGGGAACTCGCCGAGGTGAAGCGGATCCTCTATGGGGGCGAGGCCAG AAAACTTGATTTGCCGactgctgcagtggcagcagctcaggaaagaGATTTTGAACTACAGGGCTATGGATTTGACGCTGCTCCGGAGCAATTGAGGCGGCCACGTATTGTTCGAGTGGGACTGATACAGAATAAAATTCCTCTTcccacagacacagcagtggCAGTCCAG gtggctgctctgcacagacGCATCGAGGAGATCGTGGGCGTGGCTGCGATGTGTGGGGTCAACATTGTGT TCCAGGAGGCTTGGA CCATGCCCTTTGCGTTTTGTACAAGAGAGAAACTTCCTTGGACTGAATTTGCTGAGCCAGCAGAGGATGGGCCAACAACAAAATTCTGTCAAGAG CTTGCAAAGAAGTACAATATGGTTGTGGTGTCCCCAATCCTGGAGCGAGATGAGCTGCATGGTGGAATTCTGTGGAACACTGCCGTGGTCATTTCTAATTCTGGAGCAGTCCTTGGCAAAAGTAGGAAAAACCACATTCCAAGGGTTGGAGATTTCAATGAG TCTACTTACTATATGGAAGGAAATACAGGACACCCCGTGTTCCAGACACAGTTTGGGGCAATTGCTGTGAACATCTGCTATGGGCGCCACCACCCTCTGAACTGGCTCATGTACAGCATGAATGGAGCAGAGATCATCTTTAACCCTTCAGCCACTATTGGGGCACTCAG TGAGGGGCTGTGGCCCATCGAGGCCAGGAACGCTGCCATCGCCAACCACTGCTTCACCTGCCCCATCAACAGAGTGGAACGGTTC GAATACTACAAAAACGCCTTTACTTCTGGAGATGGTGGAAAAG CACACCACGAGCTGGGCCATTTCTATGGCTCCAGTT TGGCTGCGCCCGACGGCAGCAGGACCCCGGGGCTGTCCCGCACTCAGGAtgggctgctggtggcagagaTGGACCTCAACCTCTGCAGGCAGGTCGGGGACAAGTGGAATTTCAAG atgaCTGGTAGATATGAAATGTATGCAG AGCTTGCTGAAGCAATCCAGCCTTTCTTTATACCCAATATCATCAAAGAGTAA